The Penaeus vannamei isolate JL-2024 chromosome 39, ASM4276789v1, whole genome shotgun sequence genome window below encodes:
- the LOC138860003 gene encoding micronuclear linker histone polyprotein-like isoform X1 has translation MCSLVITDVANYPDPQFLFPKKLHISKIMPKLRRKVKRRHSCSSSSSAGEESQDEDLLDEPCAVSSLRGGDLATVEYQMRLQHLWKLHQLKFQKYYDKPHTHPKYYMEWGQFVRDRSERIVDLGEDPLMYDFETEWKVYWKHRLSKLEVEDWNEKKEKYLGLVKKRNSVSRRRRYKSGSTRTSSSRSRTRSMSRTSRSSTTSSTISSTSSTKSTGTSSSRSKTESRSSRSSSSRSSSRSRSRSNLKGRAKRSGRRSHLRSRSKSRSRSRTKKHGLKKGRERSKNQKTSKRHSRRHSYPPSKQKSSSKSEKSGGSSGVSLAKKKSQEKSSSEGKSTAEEKGNDFKITAENTTAEKEDSPDHRFKLEALRKHLLKELDKLDEEFQNTSGSTTPEMGKDGMETDPTLSVSSSKDAACLDTDEETQSRERKTKTELGDKAGLVSNRKLKKNTYSLDKGTCSEDVQSIYEVEEESKKMNTAIELNFEKPKLELSFGKKPLKADLSNLIDKLSTSRKRNFIEKNTRFKETESTTDRMNMESPVSKGKAQVIGKDMRQSSDKREIEEKTMNTLKLLCNLKDIHPQLAAQVVNVYDSALRLKNEGENPTRCLEEGRNVIILRQVCTELQASIALGNLGDIQKIFRGEIVKLVEDTLENYLISSNRFLYDLDIKAIAQCTLGGSKSDIVKFIRDALVCSAMHIPTVENLAGILDAVLNEQSKINGI, from the exons ATGTGTTCTCTGGTGATCACCGATGTGGCAAA TTACCCAGATCCCCAGTTCCTTTTCCCGAAGAAATTGCACATATCCAAGATAATGCCAAAGCTTCGTAGGAAAGTAAAAAGGAGGCACTCGTGTTCATCTTCCTCCAGTGCCGGAGaggagagccaagatgaggaccTGCTGGACGAACCATG TGCTGTTAGTTCCTTACGTGGAGGGGATCTAGCAACAGTCGAATACCAGATGAGGCTTCAGCATTTGTGGAAGTTACATCAGCTGAAGTTTCAGAAGTATTAtgacaaaccacacacacaccctaaataCTACATGGAGTGGGGCCAGTTTGTGCGCGATAGAAGTGAGAGGATAGTAGATCTTGGAGAAGACCCTCTCATGTATGATTTTGAGACGGAGTGGAAG GTATATTGGAAACACCGCTTAAGTAAGCTGGAAGTGGAAGActggaatgaaaaaaaggaaaaatatctagGGCTTGTTAAGAAGAGAAACAGTGTCTCTAGAAGACGGAGGTATAAATCAGGATCAACAAGAACATCAAGTTCAAGATCCAGAACCAGGTCAATGTCTAGAACTTCAAGATCATCAACAACTTCAAGtacaatatcatcaacatcaagtACAAAATCGACAGGAACATCTAGCTCAAGATCCAAAACCGAGTCGAGATCATCAAGATCATCTAGCTCAAGATCCAGCAGCAGGTCAAGATCACGGTCGAACTTGAAAGGGAGAGCCAAACGATCAGGAAGGAGGTCACATTTAAGGTCGAGGTCAAAATCAAGGTCACGATCAAGGACAAAGAAACATGGATTGAAAAAGGGACGTGAAAGGTCAAAGAATCAAAAGACTAGTAAAAGACATTCTCGGAGGCACTCCTATCCACCGTCCAAACAGAAATCCAGTTCGAAATCAGAAAAGTCAGGAGGGAGCTCTGGGGTGTCACTAGCAAAGAAGAAATCACAAGAGAAATCAAGCAGTGAAGGGAAATCTACTGCAGAAGAAAAGGGTAATGATTTTAAGATTACTGCAGAGAATACTACAGCAGAAAAGGAAGATAGCCCTGACCATAGATTTAAACTAGAAGCACTAAGAAAACATCTTCTGAAAGAGTTAGATAAATTGGATGAAGAATTTCAAAACACCAGTGGAAGTACAACACCAGAAATGGGAAAAGACGGAATGGAAACTGACCCTACATTATCAGTTTCAAGCTCTAAAGATGCTGCGTGCCTGGACACTGACGAGGAAACACAatccagagaaagaaaaacaaaaacagaattagGTGATAAAGCTGGTTTGGTCAGTAACAGAAAGTTGAAGAAGAATACATACAGTCTGGATAAAGGCACATGTTCAGAGGATGTACAGAGTATATATGAAGttgaggaagaaagtaagaaaatgaaCACAGCAATAGAACTGAATTTTGAAAAGCCAAAATTGGAGCTCAGTTTTGGAAAGAAGCCTCTTAAAGCTGATCTCTCCAATTTAATAGATAAACTGTCTACTAGCAGAAAGAGAAATTTCATAGAAAAGAACACTAGATTCAAAGAGACAGAAAGCACTACCGACAGAATGAATATGGAAAGTCCAGTCTCAAAAGGAAAAGCTCAAGTTATTGGAAAGGATATGAGACAGTCCTCAgacaagagggagatagaagaaaaaacgaTGAACACACTTAAACTCCTTTGTAATCTTAAAGATATACATCCCCAGTTAGCTGCTCAGGTTGTTAATGTCTATGATTCTGCCTTAAGATTGAAAAATGAAGGCGAAAACCCCACAAGATGtcttgaagaaggaaggaatgtcATCATTCTGAGACAGGTTTGTACGGAATTGCAAGCAAGCATAGCTCTAGGAAATTTGGGAGACATTCAGAAAATATTCCGGGGAGAAATTGTGAAATTAGTGGAGGACACTTTAGAAAATTATCTCATCTCATCAAACAGGTTTCTATATGATTTGGATATCAAAGCCATTGCCCAGTGTACACTTGGTGGTTCGAAATCTGATATTGTGAAGTTCATTCGTGATGCTCTCGTCTGCAGTGCAATGCACATACCCACAGTGGAGAATCTTGCAGGAATCTTGGATGCAGTATTGAATGAGCAGTCCAAGATAAATGGGATTTAG
- the LOC138860003 gene encoding micronuclear linker histone polyprotein-like isoform X2 has product MPKLRRKVKRRHSCSSSSSAGEESQDEDLLDEPCAVSSLRGGDLATVEYQMRLQHLWKLHQLKFQKYYDKPHTHPKYYMEWGQFVRDRSERIVDLGEDPLMYDFETEWKVYWKHRLSKLEVEDWNEKKEKYLGLVKKRNSVSRRRRYKSGSTRTSSSRSRTRSMSRTSRSSTTSSTISSTSSTKSTGTSSSRSKTESRSSRSSSSRSSSRSRSRSNLKGRAKRSGRRSHLRSRSKSRSRSRTKKHGLKKGRERSKNQKTSKRHSRRHSYPPSKQKSSSKSEKSGGSSGVSLAKKKSQEKSSSEGKSTAEEKGNDFKITAENTTAEKEDSPDHRFKLEALRKHLLKELDKLDEEFQNTSGSTTPEMGKDGMETDPTLSVSSSKDAACLDTDEETQSRERKTKTELGDKAGLVSNRKLKKNTYSLDKGTCSEDVQSIYEVEEESKKMNTAIELNFEKPKLELSFGKKPLKADLSNLIDKLSTSRKRNFIEKNTRFKETESTTDRMNMESPVSKGKAQVIGKDMRQSSDKREIEEKTMNTLKLLCNLKDIHPQLAAQVVNVYDSALRLKNEGENPTRCLEEGRNVIILRQVCTELQASIALGNLGDIQKIFRGEIVKLVEDTLENYLISSNRFLYDLDIKAIAQCTLGGSKSDIVKFIRDALVCSAMHIPTVENLAGILDAVLNEQSKINGI; this is encoded by the exons ATGCCAAAGCTTCGTAGGAAAGTAAAAAGGAGGCACTCGTGTTCATCTTCCTCCAGTGCCGGAGaggagagccaagatgaggaccTGCTGGACGAACCATG TGCTGTTAGTTCCTTACGTGGAGGGGATCTAGCAACAGTCGAATACCAGATGAGGCTTCAGCATTTGTGGAAGTTACATCAGCTGAAGTTTCAGAAGTATTAtgacaaaccacacacacaccctaaataCTACATGGAGTGGGGCCAGTTTGTGCGCGATAGAAGTGAGAGGATAGTAGATCTTGGAGAAGACCCTCTCATGTATGATTTTGAGACGGAGTGGAAG GTATATTGGAAACACCGCTTAAGTAAGCTGGAAGTGGAAGActggaatgaaaaaaaggaaaaatatctagGGCTTGTTAAGAAGAGAAACAGTGTCTCTAGAAGACGGAGGTATAAATCAGGATCAACAAGAACATCAAGTTCAAGATCCAGAACCAGGTCAATGTCTAGAACTTCAAGATCATCAACAACTTCAAGtacaatatcatcaacatcaagtACAAAATCGACAGGAACATCTAGCTCAAGATCCAAAACCGAGTCGAGATCATCAAGATCATCTAGCTCAAGATCCAGCAGCAGGTCAAGATCACGGTCGAACTTGAAAGGGAGAGCCAAACGATCAGGAAGGAGGTCACATTTAAGGTCGAGGTCAAAATCAAGGTCACGATCAAGGACAAAGAAACATGGATTGAAAAAGGGACGTGAAAGGTCAAAGAATCAAAAGACTAGTAAAAGACATTCTCGGAGGCACTCCTATCCACCGTCCAAACAGAAATCCAGTTCGAAATCAGAAAAGTCAGGAGGGAGCTCTGGGGTGTCACTAGCAAAGAAGAAATCACAAGAGAAATCAAGCAGTGAAGGGAAATCTACTGCAGAAGAAAAGGGTAATGATTTTAAGATTACTGCAGAGAATACTACAGCAGAAAAGGAAGATAGCCCTGACCATAGATTTAAACTAGAAGCACTAAGAAAACATCTTCTGAAAGAGTTAGATAAATTGGATGAAGAATTTCAAAACACCAGTGGAAGTACAACACCAGAAATGGGAAAAGACGGAATGGAAACTGACCCTACATTATCAGTTTCAAGCTCTAAAGATGCTGCGTGCCTGGACACTGACGAGGAAACACAatccagagaaagaaaaacaaaaacagaattagGTGATAAAGCTGGTTTGGTCAGTAACAGAAAGTTGAAGAAGAATACATACAGTCTGGATAAAGGCACATGTTCAGAGGATGTACAGAGTATATATGAAGttgaggaagaaagtaagaaaatgaaCACAGCAATAGAACTGAATTTTGAAAAGCCAAAATTGGAGCTCAGTTTTGGAAAGAAGCCTCTTAAAGCTGATCTCTCCAATTTAATAGATAAACTGTCTACTAGCAGAAAGAGAAATTTCATAGAAAAGAACACTAGATTCAAAGAGACAGAAAGCACTACCGACAGAATGAATATGGAAAGTCCAGTCTCAAAAGGAAAAGCTCAAGTTATTGGAAAGGATATGAGACAGTCCTCAgacaagagggagatagaagaaaaaacgaTGAACACACTTAAACTCCTTTGTAATCTTAAAGATATACATCCCCAGTTAGCTGCTCAGGTTGTTAATGTCTATGATTCTGCCTTAAGATTGAAAAATGAAGGCGAAAACCCCACAAGATGtcttgaagaaggaaggaatgtcATCATTCTGAGACAGGTTTGTACGGAATTGCAAGCAAGCATAGCTCTAGGAAATTTGGGAGACATTCAGAAAATATTCCGGGGAGAAATTGTGAAATTAGTGGAGGACACTTTAGAAAATTATCTCATCTCATCAAACAGGTTTCTATATGATTTGGATATCAAAGCCATTGCCCAGTGTACACTTGGTGGTTCGAAATCTGATATTGTGAAGTTCATTCGTGATGCTCTCGTCTGCAGTGCAATGCACATACCCACAGTGGAGAATCTTGCAGGAATCTTGGATGCAGTATTGAATGAGCAGTCCAAGATAAATGGGATTTAG